From one Lemur catta isolate mLemCat1 chromosome 5, mLemCat1.pri, whole genome shotgun sequence genomic stretch:
- the KLKB1 gene encoding plasma kallikrein isoform X2, protein MKQGKACHQDTYKGIDMRGANINVSKVNSVEECQKWCTNNIHCQFFTYATPAFSNAEYRNNCLLKQSPSGTPTSIKVVDNVVSGFSLKPCALSEIGCHMDIFQNVAFSDIDVARVLTPDAFVCRTICTYHPSCLFFTFYTHAWNVESQRNVCFLKTSRSGTPSSPTIQENSISGYSLLTCKRTLPEPCHSKIYSGVDFGGEDLSVTFVDGVNVCQETCTKMIRCQFFTYSLLPEDCRGEKCKCSLRLSLDGSPTSITYGTQGRSGYSLRLCEAGDSSVCTTKTNARIVGGTNSSWGEWPWQVSLQVQLGSRRHMCGGSIIGRQWVLTAAHCFVGLPLPDIWRIYSGILNLSDITKETPVSLIKEIIVHQNYKISEGGHDIALIKLHAPLNYTEFQKPICLPSKGDINTIYTNCWVTGWGFSEEKGEIQNTLQKVNIPLVTNEECQKRYRDYQITKEMVCAGYKEGGKDACKGDSGGPLVCKHNGMWRLVGITSWGEGCARKEQPGVYTKVAEYVDWILEKTQGGDGDALMRSLA, encoded by the exons ATGAAGCAGGGAAAAG CTTGCCACCAAGACACTTATAAAGGAATTGATATGAGAGGAGCCAATATTAATGTGTCTAAGGTTAACAGTGTTGAAGAATGCCAAAAGTGGTGCACCAATAATATTCACTGCCAATTTTTCACATATGCCACACCAGCATTTTCCAATGCAGAGTACCG GAACAACTGCCTATTAAAGCAGAGTCCAAGTGGAACGCCGACCAGCATAAAGGTGGTGGATAATGTGGTGTCTGGATTCTCCCTGAAGCCCTGTGCACTTTCGGAAATTG GCTGCCACATGGACATTTTCCAGAATGTTGCATTTTCAGATATTGATGTTGCCAGAGTTCTCACGCCAGATGCTTTTGTATGTCGAACCATTTGCACCTATCATCCCAGCTGCCTCTTCTTTACCTTCTATACGCATGCGTGGAATGTAGAGTCACAAAG aaatgtttgTTTCCTTAAGACTTCCCGGAGCGGGACACCAAGTTCCCCTACTATTCAAGAAAACTCTATATCTGGATATAGCCTTTTAACATGCAAAAGAACTTTACCTG AACCCTGCCACTCCAAAATTTACTCTGGAGTTGACTTTGGAGGGGAAGACTTGAGCGTGACCTTCGTGGATGGAGTGAATGTTTGCCAAGAGACTTGTACGAAGATGATTCGTTGTCAGTTTTTTACTTACTCTTTACTCCCAGAAGACTGTAGGGGAGAAAA GTGTAAGTGTTCCTTAAGATTATCTTTGGATGGTTCTCCAACTAGCATTACATATGGGACACAAGGGAGATCTGGCTATTCTTTGAGATTGTGTGAAGCTGGGGACAGCTCAG TCTGCACAACAAAAACAAACGCACGCATTGTTGGAGGAACGAACTCTTCATGGGGAGAGTGGCCCTGGCAGGTGAGCCTGCAAGTGCAGCTGGGATCCCGGAGACATATGTGTGGAGGGTCCATCATCGGACGCCAGTGGGTCCTGACTGCTGCCCACTGCTTTGTTGG gCTTCCCTTACCGGATATTTGGCGCATTTATAGTGGCATTTTAAATCTGTCAGACATTACAAAAGAAACACCTGTCTcactaataaaagaaattattgttcACCAAAACTACAAAATCTCAGAAGGTGGTCATGACATTGCCTTAATAAAACTTCATGCTCCTTTGAATTACACCG AATTCCAAAAACCAATATGCCTACCTTCCAAAGGCgatataaatacaatttatacCAACTGCTGGGTGACCGGCTGGGGCTTCTCAGAGGAAAAAG GCGAAATCCAAAATACTCTGCAAAAGGTAAATATTCCTTTGGTAACAAATGAAGAATGCCAGAAAAGATACAGAGATTATCAAATAACCAAAGAGATGGTCTGCGCCGGCTACAAAGAAGGGGGAAAAGATGCTTGTAAG GGAGATTCAGGCGGCCCCTTGGTTTGTAAGCACAATGGAATGTGGCGTTTGGTAGGCATTACCAGCTGGGGAGAAGGCTGTGCCCGCAAGGAACAACCTGGTGTCTACACCAAAGTCGCTGAGTACGTGGACTGGATTTTAGAGAAAACGCAGGGTGGTGACGGAGACGCTTTGATGCGGTCACTGGCGTGA
- the KLKB1 gene encoding plasma kallikrein isoform X1 has protein sequence MISFRQTACFISWFATVSCGCLIQLYENTFFRGGDLTAVYTPSAQHCQMVCTFHPKCLLFSFLPASSTNEAGKRFGCFLKDSVTGTLPRVHRASAISGHSLKQCGHQISACHQDTYKGIDMRGANINVSKVNSVEECQKWCTNNIHCQFFTYATPAFSNAEYRNNCLLKQSPSGTPTSIKVVDNVVSGFSLKPCALSEIGCHMDIFQNVAFSDIDVARVLTPDAFVCRTICTYHPSCLFFTFYTHAWNVESQRNVCFLKTSRSGTPSSPTIQENSISGYSLLTCKRTLPEPCHSKIYSGVDFGGEDLSVTFVDGVNVCQETCTKMIRCQFFTYSLLPEDCRGEKCKCSLRLSLDGSPTSITYGTQGRSGYSLRLCEAGDSSVCTTKTNARIVGGTNSSWGEWPWQVSLQVQLGSRRHMCGGSIIGRQWVLTAAHCFVGLPLPDIWRIYSGILNLSDITKETPVSLIKEIIVHQNYKISEGGHDIALIKLHAPLNYTEFQKPICLPSKGDINTIYTNCWVTGWGFSEEKGEIQNTLQKVNIPLVTNEECQKRYRDYQITKEMVCAGYKEGGKDACKGDSGGPLVCKHNGMWRLVGITSWGEGCARKEQPGVYTKVAEYVDWILEKTQGGDGDALMRSLA, from the exons atgATTTCATTCAGACAAACAGCTTGTTTCATTTCCTGGTTTGCTACAGTTTCCTGTG GATGTCTGATTCAACTGTATGAAAACACCTTCTTCAGAGGTGGGGATCTAACTGCTGTGTACACCCCAAGTGCCCAACACTGTCAGATGGTGTGCACATTCCACCCTAAGTGTTTGCTATTCAGTTTTCTTCCAGCAAGTTCAACTAATGAAGCAGGGAAAAG GTTTGGTTGCTTCTTGAAAGATAGTGTTACAGGAACACTGCCAAGAGTGCATCGGGCAAGTGCAATTTCTGGACATTCCTTAAAGCAATGTGGCCATCAAATAAGTG CTTGCCACCAAGACACTTATAAAGGAATTGATATGAGAGGAGCCAATATTAATGTGTCTAAGGTTAACAGTGTTGAAGAATGCCAAAAGTGGTGCACCAATAATATTCACTGCCAATTTTTCACATATGCCACACCAGCATTTTCCAATGCAGAGTACCG GAACAACTGCCTATTAAAGCAGAGTCCAAGTGGAACGCCGACCAGCATAAAGGTGGTGGATAATGTGGTGTCTGGATTCTCCCTGAAGCCCTGTGCACTTTCGGAAATTG GCTGCCACATGGACATTTTCCAGAATGTTGCATTTTCAGATATTGATGTTGCCAGAGTTCTCACGCCAGATGCTTTTGTATGTCGAACCATTTGCACCTATCATCCCAGCTGCCTCTTCTTTACCTTCTATACGCATGCGTGGAATGTAGAGTCACAAAG aaatgtttgTTTCCTTAAGACTTCCCGGAGCGGGACACCAAGTTCCCCTACTATTCAAGAAAACTCTATATCTGGATATAGCCTTTTAACATGCAAAAGAACTTTACCTG AACCCTGCCACTCCAAAATTTACTCTGGAGTTGACTTTGGAGGGGAAGACTTGAGCGTGACCTTCGTGGATGGAGTGAATGTTTGCCAAGAGACTTGTACGAAGATGATTCGTTGTCAGTTTTTTACTTACTCTTTACTCCCAGAAGACTGTAGGGGAGAAAA GTGTAAGTGTTCCTTAAGATTATCTTTGGATGGTTCTCCAACTAGCATTACATATGGGACACAAGGGAGATCTGGCTATTCTTTGAGATTGTGTGAAGCTGGGGACAGCTCAG TCTGCACAACAAAAACAAACGCACGCATTGTTGGAGGAACGAACTCTTCATGGGGAGAGTGGCCCTGGCAGGTGAGCCTGCAAGTGCAGCTGGGATCCCGGAGACATATGTGTGGAGGGTCCATCATCGGACGCCAGTGGGTCCTGACTGCTGCCCACTGCTTTGTTGG gCTTCCCTTACCGGATATTTGGCGCATTTATAGTGGCATTTTAAATCTGTCAGACATTACAAAAGAAACACCTGTCTcactaataaaagaaattattgttcACCAAAACTACAAAATCTCAGAAGGTGGTCATGACATTGCCTTAATAAAACTTCATGCTCCTTTGAATTACACCG AATTCCAAAAACCAATATGCCTACCTTCCAAAGGCgatataaatacaatttatacCAACTGCTGGGTGACCGGCTGGGGCTTCTCAGAGGAAAAAG GCGAAATCCAAAATACTCTGCAAAAGGTAAATATTCCTTTGGTAACAAATGAAGAATGCCAGAAAAGATACAGAGATTATCAAATAACCAAAGAGATGGTCTGCGCCGGCTACAAAGAAGGGGGAAAAGATGCTTGTAAG GGAGATTCAGGCGGCCCCTTGGTTTGTAAGCACAATGGAATGTGGCGTTTGGTAGGCATTACCAGCTGGGGAGAAGGCTGTGCCCGCAAGGAACAACCTGGTGTCTACACCAAAGTCGCTGAGTACGTGGACTGGATTTTAGAGAAAACGCAGGGTGGTGACGGAGACGCTTTGATGCGGTCACTGGCGTGA
- the F11 gene encoding coagulation factor XI isoform X2, translated as MILLYQMVYFILFASVSSECVTTLLEDTYFEGGDITTVFTPSAKYCQVVCTYHPRCLLFTFVAESPSQDPTEWFTCVLKDSVTETLPRVNRTGAISGYSFKQCSHQISACNKDIYVDLDMKGINYNSSVAKDAQECQERCTDDSHCHFFTYATRWFPSVEHR; from the exons ATGATTTTATTGTATCAAAtggtatatttcattttatttgcctCAGTTTCTAGTG AATGTGTGACTACGCTGTTGGAAGATACCTACTTTGAAGGAGGAGACATCACTACTGTTTTTACGCCAAGCGCCAAGTACTGCCAAGTAGTCTGCACCTACCACCCAAGATGCTTGCTCTTCACTTTTGTGGCTGAGTCACCATCCCAAGATCCTACTGAATG gtttacTTGTGTCCTGAAAGACAGTGTTACAGAAACACTGCCAAGGGTGAATAGGACAGGAGCAATTTCTGGGTATTCTTTCAAGCAATGCTCACACCAAATAAGTG CTTGCAACAAAGACATTTATGTGGACCTAGACATGAAGGGAATAAACTACAACAGCTCCGTCGCCAAGGATGCTCAGGAATGCCAAGAGAGGTGCACAGATGACAGCCACTGTCACTTTTTTACATATGCGACAAGGTGGTTTCCCAGCGTGGAGCATCGGTGA